One Chloroflexota bacterium genomic window carries:
- a CDS encoding NUDIX domain-containing protein has protein sequence MIDTRPNYVGWLRKYVGNQKLILTGTAAVIRDEHGRVLLQQRRDNGLWSLPGGGTELGESVLDTNRREVREEMGVEVAVKHLIGLYTSPRLDVSYPNGDVSQIVVPCFECAITGGELKRQESEVLNVGWFDLGQTPPLTSFAQVVLRDVERYRGQAFFELDEDREVPHRNGNNTQSYAQWIRQSIGRQKFIISGTAALIRDDRGHVLLQKRRDNSLWGFPGGAIELGESATDAVRRETCEEMGLDVEPQRLIGIYTASEFDKTYPNGDQVQMFISFFECQVVGGAIRMQADEVLDVGWFDLDDLPPMQHCCAVKARDVRVFRGEAFVR, from the coding sequence TTGATAGATACACGTCCGAACTATGTGGGTTGGTTGAGAAAGTACGTTGGCAATCAAAAACTGATCTTGACCGGCACCGCCGCGGTGATTCGCGACGAGCACGGGCGTGTGCTGTTGCAACAACGCCGCGATAACGGCTTGTGGTCGTTGCCGGGTGGCGGCACCGAACTGGGTGAGAGCGTACTCGATACCAATCGGCGCGAGGTGCGCGAAGAGATGGGCGTCGAGGTCGCGGTCAAACATTTGATCGGGCTGTACACATCGCCACGCCTCGACGTGAGTTACCCGAACGGCGACGTGTCGCAAATTGTCGTGCCGTGTTTCGAGTGCGCGATCACCGGCGGCGAATTGAAAAGGCAAGAGAGCGAAGTACTCAACGTCGGTTGGTTCGACCTGGGGCAGACGCCGCCGCTCACGTCGTTCGCGCAAGTCGTGTTACGCGATGTCGAACGATATCGCGGACAAGCATTCTTCGAATTGGATGAAGACCGCGAGGTGCCGCATCGCAATGGCAATAACACACAATCGTACGCACAATGGATCCGCCAGTCCATCGGGCGACAAAAATTCATCATCTCTGGCACTGCCGCGTTGATTCGCGATGATCGCGGACACGTGTTACTCCAAAAGCGCCGCGACAATTCGTTGTGGGGATTCCCCGGCGGCGCAATCGAATTGGGCGAGAGCGCGACGGATGCCGTGCGGCGCGAAACATGCGAAGAGATGGGACTCGATGTCGAGCCGCAACGATTGATCGGCATTTACACTGCGTCCGAATTCGACAAGACGTATCCGAATGGCGACCAAGTGCAAATGTTCATCTCGTTCTTCGAGTGCCAGGTGGTTGGCGGCGCGATCCGCATGCAAGCGGACGAAGTGCTTGACGTGGGCTGGTTCGATCTGGACGATTTGCCGCCGATGCAACATTGCTGCGCGGTCAAAGCGCGCGATGTGCGGGTATTTCGCGGCGAGGCGTTCGTGCGATAG
- a CDS encoding UPF0182 family protein, producing MGFYGGGRRINRDDMPQVNWDEIFRRQPPNLTRPILIGAALLLVWIVLQFMPRLYTDFKWFEELGYASVFTTELQARVAIFFSAALAFFIFYAINIAIARRLTPRVTDESSRLAQFAAFAGKSINFLLLAGGLVLAIFVGLIAQGQWLVLLRYLNAVPFGALDPVFNQDAAFYVFTLPVYQFIISWFSGAIVLTALGVAVTYVMGLGHLRWIAAVKGHLSALGVAFLALSAWNYQLEIYNLVYSTRGVVFGASYTDVNAQIPAYNILTAITLALAGLLLVNVFTRALKAIGIAVALWIGAWILLGQAYPDFVQNFEVKPNEFTKEQPYIKNNIVLTRQAYALDGIQDAPYPAEDAPTPQDIQRSADIINNIRLADYRPLLQTYDQIQTIRTYYDFNDVDVDRYTINGKYRQTMISARELALNKLPEKAQTWVNLHLLYTHGYGVALSPVNEFTADGLPSLLVKDIPPTGTIPITRPEIYFGEQTSSYVFVKTKEKEFDYPKGDENAFSTYTGKGGVPIATIGDQLMFALRFGDFNIMLTDALTADSRVMFNRNIQTRVTRVAPFLRLDQDPYLVIADGQLYWIQDAYTISDRYPMSEHYDARTNYIRNSVKIVIDAYHGTTNFFIAEPDEPILKAYRAIFPALFKPIDQMPASLRTHLRYPEDLFSIQAKMYQTYHMQDAQVFYNKEDLWAIPNESADGTPQAMEPYYVIMRLPGETKEEFMLMQPFTPAKRQNMIAWLSVKCDGEDYGKRLVYRFPKDKLIYGPEQIHARLNQDPKISSELTLLNQRGSRIVWGNLLVIPIERSVLYVQPMYLLAEQSQIPQLKRIVVATSNNIVMEDSLANALARVFGASTAPVVTAPTTTTQPTTTTPTNATVAELVKQANERYTKAQDALKTADWATYGKEMQELQKVLNQLSQLTGQK from the coding sequence GTGGGATTTTACGGTGGCGGACGACGCATCAATCGCGATGACATGCCCCAAGTCAATTGGGACGAAATTTTCCGGCGGCAACCGCCGAACCTGACGCGCCCAATCTTGATTGGCGCGGCGCTGCTCTTGGTTTGGATTGTGCTCCAATTTATGCCGCGCCTCTACACCGATTTCAAATGGTTCGAGGAACTCGGGTACGCGAGCGTGTTCACGACCGAACTGCAAGCACGCGTCGCGATTTTCTTCAGCGCCGCGCTCGCGTTCTTTATCTTTTACGCGATCAACATCGCGATCGCGCGGCGCTTGACGCCGCGCGTCACCGACGAATCGTCGCGCCTCGCGCAGTTTGCCGCGTTCGCCGGCAAGTCCATCAACTTTCTCCTGCTCGCCGGCGGACTCGTGCTCGCCATTTTCGTCGGCTTGATCGCGCAGGGACAATGGCTCGTGCTTCTGCGGTACCTCAACGCGGTACCGTTCGGCGCGCTCGATCCTGTTTTCAATCAGGACGCGGCGTTCTACGTGTTCACACTCCCGGTGTACCAGTTCATCATCAGTTGGTTTAGCGGCGCGATCGTTCTCACCGCGCTGGGGGTCGCCGTCACGTACGTGATGGGGCTGGGTCACTTGCGCTGGATTGCGGCAGTCAAGGGGCATTTATCCGCGCTGGGTGTCGCATTCCTGGCGTTGAGCGCGTGGAACTATCAACTCGAAATCTACAACCTGGTCTATTCGACGCGCGGCGTGGTGTTCGGCGCGAGTTACACCGACGTGAACGCGCAAATTCCGGCGTACAACATCCTCACCGCAATTACGCTGGCGCTCGCCGGGTTGTTGCTCGTCAACGTGTTCACGCGCGCGCTCAAAGCGATTGGCATCGCGGTCGCGCTGTGGATCGGCGCGTGGATCTTGCTGGGTCAAGCGTATCCGGATTTCGTGCAGAATTTCGAAGTCAAGCCCAACGAATTTACCAAAGAGCAACCGTACATCAAAAACAATATCGTCTTGACGCGTCAAGCGTACGCGCTCGACGGGATTCAGGACGCGCCCTACCCTGCCGAAGACGCGCCGACGCCGCAGGACATTCAACGTAGCGCGGACATTATCAACAACATTCGTCTCGCCGATTATCGCCCGCTCTTGCAAACATACGATCAGATTCAAACGATTCGCACGTACTATGATTTCAACGACGTGGACGTGGATCGGTACACGATCAACGGCAAGTATCGGCAAACGATGATCAGCGCGCGCGAACTCGCGCTGAACAAGTTGCCGGAAAAAGCGCAGACCTGGGTCAACCTGCATTTGCTCTACACGCACGGCTATGGCGTCGCGCTGTCACCCGTCAACGAATTCACCGCCGACGGCTTGCCGAGTTTACTCGTGAAAGATATTCCGCCGACCGGCACGATTCCGATCACACGTCCGGAAATTTATTTCGGCGAGCAAACATCGTCCTATGTTTTCGTCAAGACGAAGGAAAAAGAATTCGATTATCCCAAAGGCGATGAGAACGCCTTCTCGACGTACACCGGCAAGGGCGGCGTGCCCATCGCGACGATTGGCGATCAATTGATGTTCGCGCTGCGCTTTGGCGATTTCAACATCATGCTCACGGACGCACTCACCGCCGACAGTCGCGTGATGTTCAATCGCAACATTCAAACGCGCGTCACTCGCGTCGCGCCGTTCCTGCGCCTCGATCAAGACCCGTACCTCGTCATCGCCGACGGGCAACTCTACTGGATTCAAGACGCGTACACGATTTCGGATCGCTATCCGATGAGCGAGCATTACGACGCACGCACGAACTATATTCGCAACTCGGTCAAGATCGTGATTGACGCCTACCATGGCACGACGAATTTTTTTATCGCCGAGCCGGATGAGCCGATCCTGAAAGCGTACCGCGCGATTTTCCCCGCGCTCTTCAAACCAATTGACCAGATGCCGGCATCTCTGCGCACGCACCTGCGTTATCCCGAAGACTTGTTCTCGATTCAAGCCAAGATGTATCAGACGTATCACATGCAAGACGCGCAGGTGTTTTACAACAAGGAAGACTTGTGGGCGATTCCGAACGAGTCCGCCGATGGTACGCCGCAAGCGATGGAGCCGTACTATGTGATTATGCGATTGCCCGGTGAGACCAAAGAAGAATTCATGTTGATGCAACCATTCACCCCGGCGAAACGGCAGAACATGATCGCGTGGCTTTCCGTGAAATGCGATGGCGAGGACTATGGCAAGCGGCTCGTCTATCGTTTTCCAAAGGACAAACTGATTTACGGTCCCGAACAAATTCACGCGCGCTTGAATCAAGATCCAAAAATTTCATCCGAGCTGACCTTGCTCAATCAACGCGGCAGTCGGATTGTGTGGGGCAACTTGCTCGTGATCCCCATCGAGAGATCGGTGCTGTACGTGCAACCAATGTACCTGCTCGCGGAGCAATCCCAGATTCCACAACTCAAACGTATCGTCGTCGCGACGTCGAACAACATCGTGATGGAAGACTCGCTCGCCAACGCGCTCGCGCGCGTGTTCGGCGCGAGCACCGCGCCAGTCGTCACCGCGCCCACGACGACCACGCAACCGACGACGACCACGCCGACGAACGCAACCGTCGCCGAGTTGGTCAAGCAAGCGAACGAGCGCTACACCAAAGCGCAGGACGCGCTCAAGACCGCGGACTGGGCAACGTACGGCAAAGAGATGCAGGAACTGCAAAAGGTGTTGAATCAGTTGAGTCAGTTGACCGGGCAGAAATAA
- a CDS encoding aldo/keto reductase: MRYKLLGKSGLRVSELCLGTMTFGEDWGWGASKEESRKIFDAFVNVGGNFIDTASNYTNGAAEKFVGEFAASQRDAFVVATKYTLRRPGSDFKDLNAGGNHRKNMLRTVEQSLKRLNTDYIDLLYLHMWDRTTPVEEVLRAFDDLVRAGKVLYVGISNTPAWIVSYAQAIAELLGWNRLVAYQAEYSLNERGAEQDVLPMTRAMEMSVLAFGLLGGGTLTGKFNQPGGPGESTRVTEAEAQAKSIAEMVMQVASEIGHTPSQVAINWVRQQAPNIIPVLGARREAQIQDNLGVLDFALSDEQLKRLADANPLPPLYPHTFWNDFVRRDLIFGENVDKLEMP, translated from the coding sequence ATGCGCTACAAACTGCTCGGCAAATCGGGACTGCGTGTTTCGGAACTGTGCCTCGGCACGATGACGTTTGGCGAAGACTGGGGCTGGGGCGCGTCGAAAGAAGAGAGCCGCAAAATTTTCGACGCGTTCGTGAACGTCGGCGGAAATTTCATTGACACGGCGTCGAACTATACGAATGGCGCGGCGGAAAAATTCGTCGGCGAGTTTGCCGCAAGCCAACGCGATGCGTTTGTCGTCGCGACGAAATACACGTTGCGCCGACCTGGTTCGGATTTCAAGGATTTGAACGCGGGCGGCAATCATCGCAAGAATATGTTGCGCACGGTCGAGCAATCGCTCAAGCGACTCAACACCGATTACATTGATCTGCTCTACCTGCACATGTGGGATCGCACGACGCCGGTTGAAGAAGTCTTGCGCGCGTTCGACGATTTGGTGCGCGCGGGCAAGGTGTTGTACGTCGGCATCTCGAATACTCCGGCGTGGATTGTTTCGTACGCGCAAGCGATTGCCGAACTACTCGGCTGGAATCGCTTGGTCGCGTACCAAGCCGAGTACAGTTTGAACGAACGCGGCGCGGAGCAAGATGTTCTGCCGATGACGCGCGCGATGGAGATGAGCGTGCTCGCGTTCGGATTGCTCGGCGGCGGCACACTCACCGGCAAGTTCAATCAACCGGGCGGACCCGGCGAATCCACGCGCGTCACAGAAGCCGAGGCGCAAGCCAAATCAATCGCGGAGATGGTCATGCAAGTCGCGAGCGAAATCGGACACACGCCGTCCCAGGTCGCGATCAACTGGGTGCGTCAGCAAGCGCCGAACATCATTCCGGTTCTCGGCGCGCGACGCGAAGCCCAAATACAGGACAACCTGGGTGTGCTCGATTTCGCGTTGAGCGACGAACAGTTGAAACGTCTTGCGGATGCGAACCCACTCCCGCCGTTGTATCCGCATACATTCTGGAACGATTTCGTGCGCCGCGATTTGATTTTCGGCGAGAATGTGGATAAATTAGAGATGCCATAG
- a CDS encoding PhzF family phenazine biosynthesis protein translates to MKIYQVDAFTDQPFRGNPACVCVMNESQPDDWMRSLAQEMNLSETAFLLKQESDFSLRWFTPKREVSLCGHATLATAHILYEEQYLKIEEPARFHTQSGLLIAKKNGAQIEMDFPARFTVTVEANLDLNHALGTTPKFTHKASARNDVYLIEVESEQIVRDLAPDFALLANSGIRAVIVTSRSQTSDYDFVSRYFAPGVGVNEDPVTGSAHCYLAPYWETRLSKKSLIGFQASARTGIIECEWNGDRVILRGKAVTIFRGELGV, encoded by the coding sequence ATGAAAATCTATCAAGTAGATGCCTTCACCGACCAACCCTTTCGCGGTAATCCCGCGTGCGTCTGCGTGATGAACGAGAGCCAACCCGATGACTGGATGCGATCACTCGCGCAAGAAATGAATTTGTCCGAGACCGCGTTTCTGCTCAAGCAGGAGAGCGATTTTAGTTTGCGCTGGTTCACGCCCAAGCGCGAAGTTAGTCTCTGCGGTCACGCGACGCTGGCGACCGCGCACATCTTGTACGAAGAACAGTATCTCAAGATTGAAGAGCCAGCCAGGTTTCACACGCAAAGCGGCTTACTCATCGCGAAGAAAAACGGCGCTCAAATCGAAATGGATTTCCCCGCGCGATTCACCGTCACCGTAGAAGCAAACCTCGACCTGAATCACGCTTTGGGAACGACTCCGAAATTCACCCACAAAGCATCTGCGCGGAACGATGTCTACTTGATTGAAGTAGAATCGGAACAAATAGTCCGCGACCTTGCTCCCGATTTTGCGTTGTTGGCGAACAGCGGCATTCGCGCCGTCATCGTCACAAGCCGTTCACAAACGAGCGATTACGATTTTGTCTCGCGCTATTTCGCGCCGGGCGTTGGCGTCAACGAAGACCCGGTGACCGGCTCGGCGCATTGTTACCTCGCGCCCTACTGGGAAACCAGGTTGAGCAAGAAATCGCTGATCGGTTTTCAAGCATCCGCTAGAACCGGCATCATCGAATGCGAGTGGAATGGCGACCGCGTCATCTTGCGTGGCAAGGCGGTCACGATATTCAGGGGAGAGCTGGGAGTGTGA
- a CDS encoding Uma2 family endonuclease: protein MEWSQVINNPFFRNLPFKIEQNEFGQLLMSPASNKHGKMEYRVGKAIEKGRQGGEIIVECSIQTSDGVKVADVAWASDDFAAEYGDNTPYPRAPEICVEIVSTSNSNEEIRHKVDLYLAKGATEVWVVDEDGKMRFFNVVSEIPKSEMVTPVKL from the coding sequence ATGGAATGGTCGCAGGTCATCAACAATCCTTTTTTTAGAAATCTGCCATTCAAGATCGAACAAAACGAATTCGGTCAACTACTGATGAGTCCGGCATCAAACAAACATGGCAAAATGGAATACCGCGTCGGCAAAGCGATTGAGAAGGGTCGGCAAGGCGGCGAGATTATCGTCGAGTGTTCGATTCAAACATCCGACGGCGTAAAGGTTGCCGATGTCGCGTGGGCAAGTGATGACTTCGCTGCCGAGTATGGTGACAATACACCCTACCCGCGCGCACCGGAAATTTGCGTCGAGATTGTTTCGACATCCAATTCAAACGAAGAGATTCGCCACAAAGTGGATTTGTATCTCGCCAAAGGCGCAACCGAAGTCTGGGTTGTGGACGAAGACGGTAAGATGCGGTTCTTTAACGTCGTCAGCGAAATACCCAAATCCGAAATGGTCACCCCGGTAAAACTATAG
- a CDS encoding Uma2 family endonuclease, with translation MEWSQVINNPLLQNLPFKIELNKFGQLLMSPASNRHGMLQVAVALALSKKKRDGRIINECSIQTSDGVKVADVAWASDAFIAKYGDKTPYPRAPELCIEIVSPSNSNAAIEFKIELYLARGAQEVWIVDEKGNLKFFTNDGAMKSSKLAPRFKLNLK, from the coding sequence ATGGAATGGTCTCAAGTCATCAACAATCCACTCTTGCAGAATCTTCCCTTCAAAATTGAATTGAACAAGTTTGGGCAACTGTTAATGAGTCCAGCGTCCAATCGGCACGGCATGTTGCAGGTCGCCGTCGCACTCGCGCTGTCGAAGAAAAAACGCGATGGACGGATTATCAACGAATGCTCGATTCAAACCTCGGATGGCGTCAAGGTTGCCGATGTCGCGTGGGCAAGCGACGCGTTCATCGCCAAGTACGGCGACAAAACGCCCTACCCGCGCGCACCCGAACTCTGCATCGAAATCGTTTCGCCATCCAATTCCAACGCCGCCATCGAATTCAAGATCGAATTGTATCTGGCGCGCGGCGCGCAAGAAGTTTGGATCGTGGACGAAAAAGGCAATCTGAAATTCTTTACAAATGATGGCGCGATGAAATCGAGCAAACTAGCTCCGCGTTTCAAACTCAATCTCAAGTAA
- a CDS encoding SDR family oxidoreductase — protein MVTQLTGKFAVITGGTQGLGEATARLFAERGAAGIVICGRNAQRGQAIAQELPCQTIFVQADLAQVSDCQNVIAQADRAFSRVDILVNAAGITDRGTILDTSPELFDRMFAINTRAPFILMQETAKIMRREKIAGSIVNILSMASHGGQPFIFAYSGAKAALSALTKNAAYSLMRDQIRVNGLNIGWMDTPGEDQTQKQFHGADDTWLARAESSQPFNRLLKPREVAQAIAFLASDESGLMTGSIIDFDQSVNGCYDSPPHPNPL, from the coding sequence ATGGTCACTCAACTCACCGGCAAATTCGCCGTCATCACCGGCGGCACGCAAGGACTGGGCGAAGCGACCGCGCGATTGTTCGCGGAACGCGGCGCGGCGGGCATCGTCATTTGCGGACGCAACGCCCAGCGCGGTCAAGCCATCGCGCAAGAATTACCGTGCCAAACGATTTTCGTCCAAGCCGATTTGGCGCAGGTGAGCGATTGTCAAAACGTCATCGCACAAGCCGACCGCGCGTTTAGTCGCGTGGATATTCTTGTGAACGCGGCGGGCATCACCGATCGCGGCACCATCCTCGACACGTCACCCGAACTCTTCGACCGCATGTTTGCAATCAACACGCGCGCGCCATTTATTTTGATGCAAGAAACAGCGAAGATCATGCGGCGCGAGAAAATCGCCGGAAGCATCGTCAACATTCTCAGCATGGCGAGTCACGGCGGGCAACCGTTTATTTTTGCGTACAGCGGCGCGAAAGCCGCGCTGTCCGCGCTGACCAAAAACGCGGCGTACTCCTTGATGCGCGACCAGATTCGCGTGAACGGATTGAACATCGGCTGGATGGATACGCCCGGCGAGGATCAAACGCAAAAGCAGTTTCACGGCGCGGACGATACCTGGCTCGCGCGCGCAGAAAGTTCACAGCCATTCAACCGACTGCTCAAACCGCGCGAGGTCGCGCAAGCGATTGCGTTTCTCGCCAGCGATGAATCGGGACTGATGACCGGCTCGATCATTGATTTCGATCAATCGGTGAATGGGTGCTACGACTCGCCGCCGCATCCAAATCCGTTGTGA
- a CDS encoding D-aminoacylase — MQPNLDLVLRGGTIIDGTGAPMRRADIGIAGNTIVAIGDLAHASAARVLDVTGRYVTPGFIDMHAHTDETIFLNPRMESKIHQGVTTEVTGNCGESAAPLLGSARDEMIRSLEQYDNIQLDWETLDEYLQRVEQTGIATNYVTLVGQGTLRASVMGYAMRAPTDDEMKAMQNLLARSIEQGAWGMSTGLIYPPSSYATLDELVALARVAAEHGAIYTSHIRNEGDRLLEAVDEALTIGERAGIPVQLSHHKAAGKRNWGKVNESLARIAHARERGVVACADQYPYIASSTGLSTVIPDWAHEGGAEKMVVRLREATTRARIADEVRVARPGWENPAVDSGWHNIIIVGARSDRALQGKSVWQIAEMWSKDPVETACDLLIANQGTVQVVIFSMNEDDVRTVMKTPWVFIGSDSTARAPQGPLSEVQCHPRTYGTFPRVLAQYVRQAKVLTWEQAIAKMTNAPAQMLGLDRRGQLCEGFFADVVVFDPATIVDTASFTEPHQFPLGMDYVFVNGTLTIDHGTHTDARAGQVLRKSR; from the coding sequence ATGCAACCAAACCTCGATCTCGTCTTGCGCGGCGGCACGATCATTGATGGCACAGGCGCGCCGATGCGTCGCGCCGACATTGGCATCGCCGGCAACACTATCGTTGCCATCGGCGATCTCGCGCACGCGTCCGCCGCGCGCGTGCTCGATGTGACCGGACGATACGTCACACCTGGTTTCATTGACATGCACGCACACACGGACGAAACGATTTTTCTCAATCCCAGGATGGAAAGCAAAATCCATCAAGGCGTCACGACCGAGGTGACCGGTAATTGCGGCGAGTCCGCCGCGCCGCTGCTCGGCTCCGCGCGCGATGAGATGATTCGCTCACTCGAACAGTACGACAATATCCAACTCGACTGGGAAACGCTCGACGAGTATTTGCAGCGCGTCGAGCAGACCGGCATCGCGACGAATTACGTTACACTCGTCGGACAAGGCACGTTGCGCGCGAGCGTGATGGGCTATGCCATGCGCGCGCCGACCGACGACGAAATGAAAGCGATGCAAAATTTGCTCGCGCGTTCAATCGAACAAGGCGCGTGGGGCATGTCCACCGGTTTGATTTATCCGCCGTCGTCGTATGCGACCCTGGATGAACTCGTCGCGCTCGCGCGCGTCGCCGCCGAACACGGCGCGATCTACACGAGCCACATTCGCAACGAGGGCGACCGCTTGCTCGAAGCGGTGGACGAGGCATTGACGATTGGCGAACGCGCGGGGATTCCGGTGCAACTGTCGCACCACAAAGCTGCGGGGAAACGCAACTGGGGCAAGGTCAACGAGAGTCTCGCGCGCATCGCGCACGCACGCGAACGCGGTGTCGTCGCGTGTGCGGATCAATACCCGTACATCGCGTCGAGCACCGGACTGAGCACGGTCATTCCCGACTGGGCGCACGAGGGCGGCGCGGAGAAGATGGTCGTGCGATTGCGCGAAGCGACCACGCGCGCACGCATCGCGGACGAAGTGCGCGTCGCGCGACCGGGCTGGGAAAATCCGGCGGTGGATTCCGGCTGGCACAACATCATCATCGTCGGCGCGCGCAGTGATCGCGCCTTGCAAGGCAAATCGGTTTGGCAAATCGCAGAGATGTGGAGCAAAGACCCGGTTGAAACCGCGTGCGATTTGCTCATCGCGAATCAGGGCACTGTCCAGGTTGTCATTTTCAGCATGAACGAAGACGATGTGCGAACCGTGATGAAAACGCCCTGGGTCTTTATCGGTTCCGATTCAACCGCGCGCGCGCCGCAAGGACCGCTCTCCGAGGTGCAGTGTCACCCGCGCACGTATGGCACCTTCCCGCGCGTCCTCGCGCAGTACGTGCGCCAAGCCAAGGTGTTGACCTGGGAGCAAGCCATCGCGAAAATGACGAACGCTCCCGCGCAAATGCTAGGTCTGGATCGGCGCGGGCAACTGTGCGAAGGATTTTTCGCGGACGTCGTCGTGTTCGATCCCGCGACCATCGTGGACACCGCGTCGTTCACCGAGCCGCATCAATTTCCCCTCGGCATGGATTACGTTTTCGTCAACGGCACGCTCACGATTGATCACGGCACGCACACCGATGCGCGCGCGGGACAGGTGTTGCGTAAATCGCGATGA
- a CDS encoding Bax inhibitor-1/YccA family protein, translated as MNTNVSSQSYTPEMIAEVQRAFVTRVYFWMMLGLLVTAGAAMFTLTQQNLVMALVTNRLLFWGLLLIELALVWSLSGMIARLSVTTAMVGFIAYAALNGVTLSLIVLAYTLSSIATTFFITAGMFGAMSAFGYVTKRDLTAWGSLLMMALVGLILASVINIFFANSVIYWVTTFAGIVIFVGLTAYDTQKIKQMSLMVNDNGEVEQKGAIMGALALYLDFINLFLLLLRLFGRRR; from the coding sequence ATGAACACGAACGTGTCTTCCCAATCGTACACTCCCGAAATGATTGCCGAAGTTCAACGCGCCTTTGTGACCCGCGTCTATTTTTGGATGATGCTGGGTCTGCTCGTGACCGCGGGTGCGGCGATGTTCACGCTGACGCAACAAAACTTGGTCATGGCATTGGTCACCAACCGCTTGCTTTTCTGGGGCTTGCTTCTGATCGAACTCGCGTTGGTCTGGTCGTTAAGCGGAATGATCGCGCGACTCTCTGTGACGACCGCGATGGTCGGCTTTATCGCGTACGCCGCGCTGAACGGCGTAACGCTCTCGCTCATCGTATTGGCGTACACCTTGTCGTCTATTGCGACGACCTTTTTCATCACGGCGGGCATGTTCGGCGCGATGAGCGCATTCGGCTACGTCACCAAACGCGACCTCACCGCGTGGGGCAGTCTGTTGATGATGGCGCTCGTCGGGTTGATTCTCGCGTCGGTCATCAACATTTTTTTCGCCAACTCGGTTATCTACTGGGTCACGACGTTCGCCGGCATCGTCATCTTTGTCGGCTTGACCGCGTACGACACGCAAAAGATCAAGCAGATGAGTCTCATGGTCAACGACAACGGCGAGGTCGAACAAAAAGGCGCGATCATGGGCGCGCTCGCGCTGTACCTCGATTTCATCAACTTGTTCCTGTTACTGTTGCGCTTGTTCGGACGACGACGGTAA
- a CDS encoding Gfo/Idh/MocA family oxidoreductase: MNQTLRWGVLSTARIGVNAVIPAIQQSRNGIVTAIASRDAKTAQDAARAANIPHAFGSYEQLLESDMVDAIYNPLPNHLHREWTIRAAEHGKHILCEKPFALNTAQVDAMIAAAKQHRVQLMEAFMYRFHPQVARAKELLAQGVIGKIKTIRSAFCFTLNRSEDIRLKKETGGGSLMDVGCYCVNMTRLFAGAEPTQVQASQVTHAGGVDDSFSALLQFPDNVVGVFDCSFRTDYVEWVQVQGTEGRLDVSRPVKPLLNPGEIILRQGEKSDHLATVNTITTPAANHYQLMCEHFADAVLTGAPLAYPPELDRGNMRVIDALYEAARTGRAVQL, translated from the coding sequence ATGAACCAAACACTTCGTTGGGGCGTTTTGAGCACAGCCAGAATCGGCGTCAACGCGGTGATTCCGGCGATTCAACAATCGCGCAACGGCATCGTCACCGCGATAGCGAGTCGCGATGCCAAGACCGCGCAGGACGCGGCGCGCGCGGCAAATATCCCGCACGCGTTCGGCTCGTACGAGCAGTTGCTCGAATCGGACATGGTGGATGCGATCTACAATCCTCTGCCGAATCATCTGCATCGCGAGTGGACGATTCGCGCGGCGGAGCACGGCAAGCACATTCTGTGCGAAAAGCCGTTTGCGCTGAACACCGCCCAAGTGGACGCGATGATCGCGGCGGCAAAGCAACATCGTGTCCAACTGATGGAAGCGTTCATGTATCGCTTTCATCCGCAGGTCGCACGCGCAAAAGAATTACTCGCCCAAGGCGTGATCGGCAAAATCAAAACGATTCGCAGCGCGTTTTGTTTTACGTTGAATCGTTCCGAGGACATTCGATTGAAAAAAGAAACCGGCGGCGGTTCGCTGATGGACGTTGGGTGTTATTGTGTGAACATGACGCGCTTGTTCGCCGGCGCGGAGCCGACTCAGGTTCAGGCGAGCCAGGTCACGCACGCGGGCGGTGTGGACGATTCATTCTCCGCGCTCTTGCAGTTTCCCGATAACGTCGTCGGCGTCTTCGATTGCAGTTTTCGCACGGACTATGTCGAGTGGGTGCAGGTTCAAGGCACGGAAGGACGTTTGGACGTATCGCGCCCGGTCAAACCGTTGTTGAATCCGGGTGAAATCATATTGCGCCAGGGCGAAAAATCGGATCATCTGGCGACGGTGAATACGATCACGACACCCGCTGCGAATCATTATCAATTGATGTGCGAGCATTTCGCCGACGCGGTGTTGACGGGTGCGCCATTGGCGTATCCGCCCGAATTGGATCGCGGCAATATGCGCGTGATCGACGCGCTCTACGAAGCGGCGCGCACTGGACGAGCCGTCCAACTGTAA